The following DNA comes from Bacillus alveayuensis.
CGGAAGTCGTTATGTAAAAACAATGCCTGATAACTGGACAGTAGTAACAGTAGATGGCAAAATGTGTGCACATTTTGAACACACGATTGCGATTACTGAAACTGGGTATGAAATTTTAACAAAAGCCTAAGTGAAGGTGATAATAGTTGATCGATTCTGAATCGAGTCCACGAATAGGTCAGTTCGTCCTGATCACTCAAGGGAGAGAAGCAGGACAATATGCGATTGTCATTAAAGTTCTCGATGAGAGATTCGTATTAATAGCAGATGGAGATAAACGAAAGTTTCATTCTCCAAAAAAGAAAAATATCCATCATCTTGAATTTTTTGACTCTGTATCTCCGGAAGTTCAGAACAGTATATTGGAAACTGGTCGTGTGACAAACGGGAAGCTCCGTTATGCTTTAACTAAGTTTGTCAATGAGCAAGTTACTGATTTGAAGAAGGGAGAACAATTAGATGGCGAAAGACGATGTAATTGAAGTAGAGGGTACCGTTGTTGAAACATTGCCTAATGCAATGTTTAAAGTAGAATTAGAAAATGGTCATACTGTGCTTGCGCATGTATCTGGAAAAATTCGTATGCATTTTATCCGCATTTTACCTGGAGACAAAGTAACGGTTGAATTATCACCTTATGACTTAACCCGTGGTAGAATCACGTATCGCTATAAATAATTAGCACTCCGTACTACTAAGGAGGTTGATAAACATGAAGGTTAGACCATCAGTAAAACCAATCTGTGAAAAATGTAAAGTTATTCGCAGAAAAGGAAAAGTTATGGTTATTTGCGAAAATCCAAAGCATAAGCAAAAACAAGGATAATTTGAAGGAGGTGCTTTTTAACAATGGCTCGTATTGCTGGTGTTGATATTCCACGTGATAAACGTGTTGTCATTTCTTTAACATATATTTACGGTATTGGTCGTCCAACTGCACAAAAAATCTTAGCGGAGGCTGGAGTGTCTGAAGATACTCGCGTACGTGATTTAACAGAAGAAGAATTAGGGAAAATTCGAGACATCGTAGATAAGTACAAAGTAGAAGGGGATCTTCGTCGTGAAGTTTCTCTAAACATTAAACGTCTAATCGAAATTGGCTGTTACCGTGGATTACGCCATCGTCGTGGCTTGCCAGTTCGTGGTCAAAATACGAAAAACAATGCACGTACTCGTAAAGGCCCTCGTAAAACTGTTGCCAATAAGAAAAAATAAAGTAAGGGAGGTTAACAACAAATGGCTCGTAAAACGAATACACGTAAACGTCGCGTAAAAAAGAATATTGAGTCTGGTATCGCTCATATTCGTTCTACTTTTAACAATACAATCGTTACAATCACAGACGTTCATGGTAACGCAATCTCTTGGTCTAGTGCAGGTGCGTTAGGATTTAAAGGTTCTCGTAAATCAACTCCTTTTG
Coding sequences within:
- a CDS encoding large subunit ribosomal protein L36 (product_source=KO:K02919; cog=COG0257; ko=KO:K02919; pfam=PF00444; superfamily=57840; tigrfam=TIGR01022); the protein is MKVRPSVKPICEKCKVIRRKGKVMVICENPKHKQKQG
- a CDS encoding translation initiation factor IF-1 (product_source=KO:K02518; cath_funfam=2.40.50.140; cog=COG0361; ko=KO:K02518; pfam=PF01176; smart=SM00316; superfamily=50249; tigrfam=TIGR00008), with amino-acid sequence MAKDDVIEVEGTVVETLPNAMFKVELENGHTVLAHVSGKIRMHFIRILPGDKVTVELSPYDLTRGRITYRYK
- a CDS encoding small subunit ribosomal protein S13 (product_source=KO:K02952; cath_funfam=1.10.8.50,4.10.910.10; cog=COG0099; ko=KO:K02952; pfam=PF00416; superfamily=46946; tigrfam=TIGR03631), giving the protein MARIAGVDIPRDKRVVISLTYIYGIGRPTAQKILAEAGVSEDTRVRDLTEEELGKIRDIVDKYKVEGDLRREVSLNIKRLIEIGCYRGLRHRRGLPVRGQNTKNNARTRKGPRKTVANKKK
- a CDS encoding ribosomal protein L14E/L6E/L27E (product_source=COG2163; cath_funfam=2.30.30.30; cog=COG2163; smart=SM00739; superfamily=50104); translation: MIDSESSPRIGQFVLITQGREAGQYAIVIKVLDERFVLIADGDKRKFHSPKKKNIHHLEFFDSVSPEVQNSILETGRVTNGKLRYALTKFVNEQVTDLKKGEQLDGERRCN